A window of Paraburkholderia megapolitana genomic DNA:
TATGCTGCGGATCGCGGCAATACCCGCGGCATCCGATTGTTGTGCTGTAGCAGGCAATCCGGCCGCCGCCTCGTACAACCGGGACACCGTAGTTACGCATGCGAGCATCGCCGCGGCTGCGGCCTCGCTGTAGCGCGTACGCATCGTGGAGAAGCGCAGGAGTTTCTGCAGGGACGTCGCACCCTGCTGCAGATCGCCTGCATCGAGTGCGACCGGCATGACATGCGTCGGCTCGACCAGCGCAGATAGGCGCACCTGCACCGCGACGAGTTGCCGGTGCATCGCCGCGCGCAATTGCTTCTCGGGCTCGGCGGGCAACAGGATTGTATTGATGATGAGCGCGACGACCACCGGATAGTTAACCGCGGACCACACCCATAGCAAACTGCGCACCAGTGCTTCGGCGTTGTCGGTCAAATCGACGAAGCTCTGCGCATAGATCACGATGATCGCGATCAGAAAGAACACCAGGCCGAACTTCGTCGCAGCGCGCATCAGATACACGCTGCAAAAGAAGATCGCACTCGCGACGACGAGGCGTAGCAGCGGATAGTCGAAGGTCAATCGATAGAGTCCGGCCGCAATCGCGATCGCACAGGTCGTGCCGATGACAAGGCCCAACGCGATCATGCGCGTCAACACCACGTTGGACTGCGTGACATAAAACACGGCCATCAGCGACAGCGCCAGCTCGGGTACGCTCAGCGTCATCGACGCGACAATCACGATGGCGCTGCCCAGTACGCAGCGTAGCGTGACATTGCTGCGTCCCGGAAACGCTGTCAGTTCGCGCCGCAGGCCCGTCACGGTGCTCATGGCTGGGCTCCGACTGTGGCCACCGTGTCATGTCCGCCGGAGCGCAACACCGCCACCGCCGATGTTCCGATCCGGAACAGCCGCGGGTCCGGACGATCGATCAGGATCTTGACCGGAAAGCGCTGCGCAACGTGCACCCAGTTGATGCTGCGCTGAATGTTCGGCAGACCGTTCGCCGTGCCTCCACCGTCCTGCGGATCGACGCCATAACCGACCGAGTCGACCGAGCCGCTAAAGCGGGTTCCGGTATCGCTCATGAGGTACACGGTCGCTCGCGTGCCGGGATGGATCTGGCCGAGTTCGTTCTCGCGGAAATTCGCTATCACGTACCAGTGTCGCGTATCGATCAACGTAAAGACCGGCTTTTGCGCAGACACATACTCCCCGACCGATGTGCGCAACTCGACGACGCGTCCATCGAAGGGCGCCCGCACCATCGCGTACTCGAGATTGAGTTGCGCCGACGCGATCTCGGCCTGCAACACCGAGCGTTGCGCCACCAGCGCATCGACACCGCTAACCGCGGCCTGTGCCTGGCGAGCCTGTGCCTCGGCGGCTGCCAGTTCCGCAAGCGCCGAGCGCTGCGAGGTTCGCGCGCGATCGAGGTCGTCGGCGGAGACGTAACCCTTCTTGATCAGCGGCTCCATTCTCGCGAGCGTATCGCTGGCCTGGTTCGCCGCCGCCTGGGCACGCGCGACCGCTGACTTCGCCGCCGCCGCACCGAACGTCTGTGCGTTCACGCTACGCTGCGTCAACGGAATCTGTGCATCGAGCTGCACCAGCGACGCTTTGGCGCGCATCAATGCGTAT
This region includes:
- the mdtN gene encoding multidrug transporter subunit MdtN encodes the protein MSSNLSAATPGAAKPAKRPRSWPAILLIALTVVAAIAVIWRVDTSPRTDDAYAYADTIGVSPEVSGKIVNLAVHDNQAVKQGDLLFEIDPRPYQYALMRAKASLVQLDAQIPLTQRSVNAQTFGAAAAKSAVARAQAAANQASDTLARMEPLIKKGYVSADDLDRARTSQRSALAELAAAEAQARQAQAAVSGVDALVAQRSVLQAEIASAQLNLEYAMVRAPFDGRVVELRTSVGEYVSAQKPVFTLIDTRHWYVIANFRENELGQIHPGTRATVYLMSDTGTRFSGSVDSVGYGVDPQDGGGTANGLPNIQRSINWVHVAQRFPVKILIDRPDPRLFRIGTSAVAVLRSGGHDTVATVGAQP